The segment GAGTTGAGCCTCTTCTGAGCCGGTTCGGCATCGCTCTTGATCAATGGACGGAACGGGTGATTTGCATCCGTTCCGTTTTTTACTTTTCAAAGGAAAAGGTGTATTCGCCCGGAATCATGAAACGCAACTTCGTCACTCCCCATATTGTTCGTTTTGGCGCCCTTGCAATGGCGCTTCTGGTCTTGATTTGTGCCGCCTCGCCGGTGTGTGCCCGCATGGTCGAAGTCAACTGGTCACCAGAGGACGAGCAGGCCGAGATTCGCACCCGTGACGCCGCCCGGACTGTAGGTTTCAAGCGTGCGGTCTACGATGAGGCACTGGATCTGTTGCCTGGTTCATTGAATGAGCACCGCAACGGGCTGCTGTACCAGTATCTGGCACCTAAAGCCGCCGGATTTGTGCTCAGTTATTCCGAGGTGGTGCAGGCCGGGATTCCACAAGAGTCCTTGGCTCCTTCTGTCGATACTCCTGAAGGTGCACAAAGCGTAGCTCCGGGCTCCCTGACCCTTGCCCCGGGGCAGGGAGAAGCACTCTCCGTTATTGCCGCTCCCAACACGTTGCGCATGGAAGTGACCGTGAACAGGACCGGACTCAAGGCTGAGCTCAAGCGTGCCGGTGTGTATTTCACCGTATCTTCGCCCCAGCCCTACGATTTGAGCCTGTTGGGTTCCGCTGCCGGAGCCTGGGATGAAATCGGTCGTTTGCAGGCCTTGTCTGGTGTCACTGTTCGTCGCGGAACGGAGCCGTTGCTGGAAGTGGATACCACTTTGGTGGAGCCTACCGAGCAGGAAATCAAGGATGGTCTCGCGGAAGCTGCACCCATGTGGTCCGGTAGTTTGACGGCGCAAGGCAGGACCTGGAAAGCTTCGAATCGCAGCCTGGAAGAGGTGTGGTTCGAGTTGTGGGGCGGGTTCTTTACCCGGCCCGGAGCCGAAGCCGGAACCGTTGAACGAGTTCCTTTGAGTGTGTCCGGCTGGTACGCCCCGGATGGAGTCCAGGCCTTTGACAAGGAACTGGCCGCCTGGGATGAGGTCGTGGAAAGTGCACAACTGCGCGAGGTGCTGATGCTGCCCGATGGCATCGCCGCCGTCTGGAGTGTGAGAACTCTGGATCGAGCTTCACTGCGACTTAAGTTGGATCAGAATCTGCCTGACCGAGGGTTGTCCTGGGATTTTTCCGGGCAGCCTGAATCCAGAGAATAACTCCCGGGGGGGGACGACCATGACCATGCGTGAGAACAATTGGACGATCCCCAACCTGCTGACTGTGGTGCGCATTATGCTCACTCCGGTCGTTGTCATGGCCTTCATTCATAAGCGTGTGGACCTGGCGTTGCTTTCTTTTTTTGTGGCCGGGATTACAGACGCTCTGGATGGTCTGCTGGCCCGGTTACTTAAGCAGCGGACTGAACTCGGGGCCATGCTTGATCCGCTGGCTGATAAGGTGCTGATTGTGGCCACTATCCTTTGCCTGGGGATTCTGGAGTGGGTTCCGGCATGGCTGGTCGTTATTGTCATCACGCGGGACCTGATCATCGTGGGTGGCCTGATGCTGGTCAACCTCTGGGGGGTGGACGTACGCTCCCAAATCCGTCCGACCTTTGCTTCCAAGACCAATACCTCTGCTCAGATCGTGTTGATTCTGCTGATACTCACCGAGCGCATGGACTGGATGTTCTTGCCCTGGCTCCAGCCTGTGGTCTTGTATCTGACGGCAGTTCTGACTGTGTATACCGGTATTGATTATGTGATGCGCGGGTTGGCCCTGATTCCATCGGGAGAAGATGGAAAGGGCTGATGTTTGCGATGTGTGCGGAACCTGTGCTGAATAGGGCATGCAAAACGCCCCGGGAGCCAGAGGCTCTCGGGGCGTTTTGGTGGAAATATCTGGACGGGCTTACGCCTTGTCCTTTTCCTCTTTCTTTTCTTCGGATTTGTTGGGGGTCACATCGATTTCATCGGGCTCGTTGGTCGCCTTTTTGAAATTGCTGATGGCCCTGCCAAGGCCTCCGCCGATCTCGGGGAGCTTTTTGGCGCCGAAGATCACCAGGACGATAAGCAGAATGATGATAAGTTCCCAGAAACCAGGTGCTCCGAGCATTGTCTTTCCTCCGTTGGATTGGATTGTTGCGCTATACACTTCGGCTTTGGGCAGGTCAAGAAGGCTTACAAAATCCAGAAGAATAATCGGCTTGCCATTTCCGGGGATTACTGGAAGAAAACCAAGTGACC is part of the Desulfovibrio ferrophilus genome and harbors:
- a CDS encoding CDP-alcohol phosphatidyltransferase family protein encodes the protein MTMRENNWTIPNLLTVVRIMLTPVVVMAFIHKRVDLALLSFFVAGITDALDGLLARLLKQRTELGAMLDPLADKVLIVATILCLGILEWVPAWLVVIVITRDLIIVGGLMLVNLWGVDVRSQIRPTFASKTNTSAQIVLILLILTERMDWMFLPWLQPVVLYLTAVLTVYTGIDYVMRGLALIPSGEDGKG
- the tatA gene encoding twin-arginine translocase TatA/TatE family subunit yields the protein MLGAPGFWELIIILLIVLVIFGAKKLPEIGGGLGRAISNFKKATNEPDEIDVTPNKSEEKKEEKDKA